The stretch of DNA CCACAAAAGGGTTCTCTCATAAGAGAATTCGTCATCAAAACATCATAAATTAAACCCTAACCTGAAAGACTTACTCTTTCTATGGCAAGGTAATGGGCCAAGCCCAAATATAAAGTAGATCCTAAATAATTTCGTAGACTGTGTGACCCAAGAAGGGTGGCCATGTGACACAAGTGATTTGGTcattataataataatttcagAAGTTCAAGAGCTAGTGAACTTATTCAATGTCTTGGTCAAATGTGTCAAACCCTTTCCAACCTtcagtcaaacttggtcaactcgtCGTTGAGTCCTCTGGTGTTCTTAAATGGTGTAAACCATGACCATGTTGTTGTCAGGGAGAGAGAGCAAGGTTGATGGACACTTTTGAAAGATATAACAGGTTAGTTGATATCTTTGCCTTGAGCTTGGTTCAAATGGCGTTGGGGCCTTCTGTTAATGTTGAGCTAAGTTGAGCCTGAGACAAGTTGGGCTAGGGTAGCTAACTATTCACTAAGACTAAGCCCTTGTTGAAACTGCAGCTGTGTCAGTAGTGATCTTGATCAATCGTTCAAAGGATAGTTTTTACATCCTCACATTCCTAAAATTTTCTTATGCGATTTCTCTTGGGGTGCCGGAGTGAACTGAAATAAGTTCAAATTTCTCCTGTTTGATTGTTTCCAAAAGCAAATAAATGGTTCTTAACAGTTGATGAACTTTTTCCTTCTGAATTATAACCTCCTAACTGGTTTGACATATATTGGAAATATTCCTATGGGTGTCAAATGAAACAAGGACTGGTCTTCACCTGATATTAAAAGATAATATGGGTCTAGTTGACTTAGCCATCGATTTGTTACATGAGAATAGTGATCCATAAAACCAATCAAAAAGGTACTGATCTATAAAGCTTATCTAGAAAAGAACACTAACCCATAACTTGCGTGTTTTGCTAAAGTTTTAGTTGTTGCAGAAAATAGATGTATAAGACTGGTGGTGTTTACGTTACTAATCTTTAGGTTTCAGTGTTACATTATGACATGTTTTCTATTTTCCCATTTTCTTGGTCACTTCGATTTTCCTCTTTTAAGGGTGGGTAGACACGGTAGTATTTAGGATGAGAGGAATGAGGACATATTCACACTAATCTTACAAAAATAGGATTAAGTACGTTAATGTTGGGAACTATGAAATGGTATGTGGATGAGTGCTGAGGCAGGGTCAGTGAGGATCTAGAAAGTGTGAAGAAGTTTTTTGTTTGGAACTGCCTTTATATTTAAAATCTTCTTCTATTCCCAGTTTGCCACAGATTATCCTGTTGAAAACCAACTCTGTTGCATCTTGCTTCATCTATTTTCTTAAGAACCTGAATCAGGTAAAGCTTAATTATCTTTATGGTTATCATTCCCCAAACTGATTTTCTGCTACGAAGACGTGGGCTTTCTTGTGTGCAACAAcaacttcactttcttgtgtATTTGGATGATAATTGTCTTTTCTTTTTCTGCAATAATACAATTAACTGCAGCCCTCCAAATGCCAGCAGcacataaaataaaagaaaaagaaaataaaggaagTTGTCATAAAGAAAACAGGGAAAAGGAACATCTTTTAGTAAATGAAAGAAGAGAAAAGTGTTGGGGAAGAGGTATGTGTTGGAAATCAAAAGGGTTGTAGGATTCTGAGTCACTTGCTTAGTGCTATCAGTGTACATTATAAGCAGCTGTTAACGTCATGATTCAGATGTCCACGTGGAATGCCGAATGCAGCTATACAGTGAATCGTCTTAAATTCTGACTGATTATTTCTACTTTTCTCAGTAAATGTGGTGTCTCTTCATAGTTGTGAAAGGACTGAGGGTACGTTTGGTTACAAGTATTAGGCAAATAATCCATGTATATAAATCTGTATTGGATTTATACTACGTTTGGTTACCACTTCAATTTTGGTATAGCTAATACCTATATATTTTTTGTTGATGAACTATCTGTGATTTAACTGTACGATAATTTAGTGAGAAATGCAAGAAGTACAAGAATATGCAGTTGGGATTTTATCTATTCACCATAAAGATACAAATAGAACAATTTAGAACACGGAGACCACCTGTTGTTGCATAACTAAATACAGCTACTTTCTGGATCGCTTCCATTTCATCCTAATGGAGAGGAGGGGGCATGGCAACGGGTAGTGGAGAAAGAAGTGAAATAGGGTTTCCATTGTCTACTATTCTGTCGCAATTTTAAAAACTTGAATCTGGATTTTCAATCTAATTTGGGGCAGTAGATGAATTCTCAAAGGTGAGAAGCTTAGAAGAAACATAGGGGTAGAAATGGAAGGCAAAAGAATTTGGCGAAGAAGAAAGCCATGATTCTCGAACCTTAACTCTTCTTTTCGTTTTTTCCCAAAATGGGCTGGCGGAGAATTCTCTGGTCGTGACCAAGGACATTGTTAATATAAATATAGCGGGGTGTTGATTATTCTTTAATCCAATTAAATGAAATAGAAAAGCCCTACACAAGTTCAAGGGTATAATTGTAAACAAAAGTTTATACATTTTTAGACCAAATACAAGTCCAAGTTATACATTGTATTTCTGAGTTTTAATACAACGAACCAAACGCTCGATGAAAAATAATCTCTGCATTACAATACCAACATAACTAATCCATATATTTCAATCCCTTTATAACTTCTTACTAAAGCAAATGACCCGAGTGTTTATTTTGTGCCTGCTTTATCTTTTATAACCCCTGTTCACATAACACTCATTCTTACGCTATTTTTTTCTTCTGGGCAGTCGCTTCTTGCAATGTAGAGGCCCGTACGCCAAACGAAGGCATCCTCTTGTGGACTCAACTGTAGTAGCAGAAATTAGAAGATGCATTGACCAAGGGATTGAATTTCAAGGTGAATTGTTAAACTTTAGAAAAGATGGATCTCCTTTGATGAATAGACTGCGTATGACCCCTATATATGGGGATGATGAAGCGATAACTCACATTATTGGTATTCAGTTCTTCAAGGAAGTAAATATTGACTTGGGTCCACTTCCAGGATCCTTGGTAAAGGAGCCTACAAAACTACTGGATAAGTACCGTTCTAGCCTTTCTTCTAGTGGACCAGTCTCAGAAGGAAACCGCACTATCAGTCGTgggttttgtggtatattgcagTTGAGTGATGAAGTCCTAGCCCTCAAGATTCTTTCACGGTTAACCCCGAGAGATATTGCGTCTGTTGGTTCTGTTTCTAGAAGACTTTATGAGCTCACAAAAAATGAAGATCTTTGGCGAATGGTCTGTCAAAATGCATGGGGTAGTGAAACAACTCGTGTGTTAGAGACGGTGCCGGGAGCTAAAAGATTGGGTTGGGGTAGATTGGCTAGAGAATTAACTACTCTAGAAGCGGCAGCATGGAGGAAGCTAACTGTTGGAGGTGCTGTTGAACCTTCACGTTGCAACTTCAGTGCATGTGCAGTAGGGAACCGTGTTGTACTCTTTGGTGGAGAGGGGGTCAACATGCAACCAATGAATGATACTTTTGTATTGGACTTGAATTCCAGCAATCCAGAGTGGAAATATGTCAAAGTCAGCTCTCCTCCTCCTGGACGTTGGGGGCACACACTCTCTTGTGTGAATGGATCTCATCTTGTTGTGTTTGGAGGCTGTGGAAGGCAGGGCCTCCTGAATGATGTCTTTGTGCTGGATTTGGATGCCAAACAACCAACTTGGCGTGAAATCTCTAGTTTGGCGCCTCCGCTTCCAAGATCTTGGCACAGCTCCTGTACCTTGGATGGTACCAAGTTGATAGTCTCTGGTGGTTGTGCAGATTCTGGTGTGCTTCTAAGTGATACTTTCCTGCTTGATCTGTCTATAGAGAAGCCTGTGTGGCGTGAGATACCGGTGACGTGGACTCCACCTTCTCGTTTGGGCCACACGCTGTCTGTTTATGGAGGCAGGAAAATACTTATGTTTGGGGGTCTTGCCAAGAGCGGTCCTCTGCGTTTTCGATCAAGTGATGTATTTACCATGGATCTCAGCGAGGAAGAACCATGCTGGAGATGTGTTACAGGAAGTGGAATGCCTGGTGCCGGAAATCCTGGAGGCGTTGCTCCTCCACCAAGGCTTGATCACGTGGCAGTAAGTCTCCCTGGTGGCAGAATTCTGGTCTTTGGTGGGTCCGTTGCTGGTCTTCACTCAGCATCTCAGCTCTACATTTTGGATCCAACAGAAGAGAAGCCTACATGGAGGATATTGAATGTACCTGGTCGGCCTCCAAGATTTGCTTGGGGACATAGCACATGTATTGTTGGAGGAACTAGAGCAATAGTCCTCGGAGGTCAAACTGGTGAAGAATGGATGCTCAGTGAGCTTCATGAACTATCCTTAGCGAGCTCTGCCATATGAATAAAAAGGAAAGGTAATAATCAAGAGAAGGTGTTGTGCTGAATTCACAATGAAAATTTTGCCTAAAGAATAAAGGGAGTCCCGAGCAAACTATTGCAGTGCAGTTTACACATTGCACCAAATGCACAAATGATTAGCAAGTACCCTTGAATTAGTGGCTGTCTTGTTTATTCTTGTGTGGCTCATAGGCCATGTTGATCAGATGGTTCTGTTGAGCTGATGGTCTTAATTGAGCTTAATTTTGCAGGTTTGCGTGCAATGATTTCGCTTGATGCACTTGAATTATTCACCCTTTGAAAGCTAGCTGTAGCTTGATAGATCAGTAGGTTATTCTGTATTCTTAGGTTAGTTTGTATTGTGTATTGGATGTGTGTGTTGTTCAACTTCTGTAATTTGAATCCCTTTGGGCAAAcatggaaaaaaagaaaaagtaaagggAAAAAAGGTAAAGATTTGTAGAACCAGATGCATGGGGGTTTGTATTAGATTTATAATTACCCTTTGCTATGTTTAATAACAGTTCATGCAATGACATGTTTGTTGACTGTTTTAAGCATTTCCAGACTCGAACAGCTTAATTAACCAGCAAGCAAATTGTTTTGAAAAGTCTCTTCCTTGAGAGGATTTTTCAGTTCTTGCCCTCTCTCAGTTGTGCGAATGCATATAGGTGGTGTCAGTTGAATGTATTCTTATTATGTAATGTACCAAATTTCTGTGAAAATCTAGAATTTTTCTTAATTTCTTTGAATGAGGTGCAACTGTTTTGCAGTCGTATGTTATGTAAGGTTTTACTTGTAATAGTTTTACTCAGGTATAATTCTTCTGCTGTGTCTCAGCCTTGTTTATGTTTACAGTTTTCATTATTGTAGCTCGTGTAGTATCATAATGGGTTTTTACTTGTAATAGCTTTATATGGTGATTGAGAATAGAATTATATACACGAACTTCTTCTGCGTTTTGTTGGGGAACAAATGGGGGAATACATGTTTATTTTTGTCGGGTTTTCCTGAAGCAGATAGAAAAGTTTCTCTGGGTTGCTTGCATCGTTGTCATTGCCAATTGATTACTTTGATAAACTCAGATTATTTACCCGAGTCATCCATGCTATCGTATAGTAACGCACCAAATGAGAATTCTTAATTTTGTTTTCAAACAGAATGAAGCGTCTTTCACTAAGCTAATAGTAATTCCATGCCAAAATTTTTATAACAACCCGCTACAAACCAAACCATGGCCTCTTACTCGCTATCAAATTTAGTACTACGGATAATCCCATAAGACGTTAAAAATGTACAATGGTATTTTTTGGCAATACAAGTGTGTGcgcgtatatatatacacacacacaagtGTTGCGGTGTGGGAAGGGGATCTTATATATCTAGAAAggagttttgatattttttaatgAACTTTTAACTATTACTATTTCTATTGTGGGGATGTGTATAAGAAATAACATAGAATATGTACGGACTAGTCATATcaaaaagacaaaagaaaattTAGCTTAAATGAAATAATGTACATTCAAAGAAATATATTAAAAAGCAAGGTCGAAATATATTAAAAGGCAATGTCGAAATATATTAAAAAGCAAGGTCTATCGCAAGAGGACAGATAACGAGATTCACGATTGGGATTCATTCTTTTCAAACATATACTTTGTTGCTTCTGTGAGTAACCGGCTTGTGGATTAAACACGCTCCTTATGAATAACATCACACCAGTAAATTCGTCTCATATAAGGGACAAGAATGGATGGTCAGCAACAAAGTTTATTTCCTCCTCAATCCTGTAGGAGAGAATAAGCAGTCCAGCAGTAATCAATGCAGGTTCAGTTCCTTTTTCATTTACCTCAAGATGAGCCTTATCGTCTTGTCCACTTTTTCATCACGAGGAATAACCTCTTTCATGAGACCATTTGTCTTCTTTTTAGTCCACTCATTGAATTGATTGCCAGTATCATCAGCCTTGTTTTGAATATCTACAGAACATGATGCAACATTGTAAAAAGAGAGATGGCAGCGTTACGGAATTGACAATATGAGAATAAAGGGAATTGAGGACATAAATGGACTTGGACTTGAGGAAACCTAGCATTACTTTGGTGATTTCAGACATGGAGAGTAATGTTCTATTGATATCACTAGCCTTTTAGGCTAAATAATCAGACATCTTCATTTCACCAATTCATCATAAACTGTAGACAAAGCCAGATAGATTATCTAATGGTAGATGTCCATAACTCCTCAAGAGTGTTCCATTACACTTCTCAATTATGTCCAAAACTTCCACTACTCATTCCTATTATGGTTATGACTCTGTATACCTCAAAATTTgggtaataattaaatttgtacgtggtttaaaggatatgtggttcaattcaacacaaataattaaGAGTAACAGATAAATgaattaaagatgaaataaacgatcaaaccaatcGCAATGTTAAGATCGGGACTGATCTTAGATTGAATAATGAGCTCGCCCTCGATTGGATCCTCGGTTCAAGTCCAGTCACGAATAAAGGACAGAACAAGTGAATAATGTCTTTAACAGTAGCTAGAAGACAAAAGTAAACCTTTATTGCTTTGAAttgcatgttacaatgtgtcaGACTAAAGAAAATtttttcctttatatagtaggagagtttcaatcCTAATAtaagtctaaaaaaggtaaaaatcttcttttcccGGTAATTGTTGATCCATAATCGATATCGAGCGAGTTTCGCGCCGTGATACTCGGTTGAGGGCGAGCATTACAACCCTCTATCCGTCATGCATAACCGTTCATCGTGTCTCCCGAGGTCTAGAACTTATACTTGGCCCGGGGCGCATCACTTTACCATGTTCGGTGTCGGATATATCGTTCACTCTTCCTGGGTCTCGATACGAAGGGTCTCTGACCTCGATTCATTCCGGCGGATCCGTGCTTCCCCTTCGTTCTCTCATCGGGGAATCAGGGTAGACATTGCCCCCGAGTTtgcccgtatacagatagtccccttatttttCAGAGAGTAGATTTATCGAAACGACAGGAAGCGATAAATGAACCCCGGTTCCTTCATTCGTATGTTACAACCGAGATGATGGGTCAATGAAACGTCCCATCAATTGCGtagttctgacttcggacacgtgtcagcCACCGACTGACTATCCTTGAATGTGAAACATAGAAGTGGCAAACGGGGGGTCGGGTCAGATATGGTTCGGGTCGAAAACATGTAATAAAAAACGAATAAATTATctgacccgacccatatttaatacggataaaaaacgggttaaccagtggataatatgggtaaccatattatctatgacttcttgaatatgattacttttgggagaattcctagtcttccaaacttgagaaacccccaatttgaggctttacaaatgtaaaagttaaactcattagttatccattgattacccattggttatccattttttaaatggataatatagttcttatccatatttgacccgtttttataaagttcattatccaatccATTTTAGTGGATAATACGGGTggttaactattttcttttaactaTTTTTTTACCACTATTGAAACGTCACACATTGATTGTCCTTCCGCTATAAAAGCTCCGACCCCTTTTTCACTTCTCTACTTTCCGATTTCAGAGCTTTTCGATTTACACTCGACTCCTCTACTTACCTTTagcttcttcaaatcttcatacattgCTCCTtagatcttcaaatcttcatacatttTCTTTGAATCTTCAACCCAGACCTTCATATCTTTAtcccatcttcaaatcttcatatattttcttcaaaccttcatattcctATAATCCgatggcgaaaacttccaaatTCGTGCCTCAGCAAACCGCCCATTCATCTTCCAACCTGGCCACAGACGCCGAGGTGGCCATTCCTGAGGTGGCCCATGAGCCTCCTTTGAAGAGCTTTATCCCTAGGGGCTGCTCCATCGAGAATGACTTTAACATCGAGAAGGCCTCCAGTCAACAGGACCGAGGCAAGGAGGACACTACCCACAATTTGGGTAGACTGTAACTGGGAGGGCAAGGAGGTGGTCATCCCCGGGCCCAACGAAGACATCACTACTCATGTGAGGAGGTacctaagtgtttatacttaccccttcatgcACTCCCCAGTGGACCCCATAGTCCTCgatttctgcaaaaggtatgAGGTCTGCCTTGGGCAGATTCACCCATCCTTTTCGAGGAACGTAATCTTCTATCGACACTTCGTAAACAACACCGAAGCTCATCAGTTCACCTTTGTCCATCTGCTTCatctatacagtccccgaatcttccaaGGAGAGTTGATCAAGCTCGTTCACCGAGCAAGTAAGGCTCTATTCTCAAGCATTGATGAGGACCGAGATCGAGGTTGGCAGggaaggttcgttcgagtgaagactgaATACCTCACCCCTTTGAATTTCTACTGTTCCCGGAAAAGTGAAACGCCTCCCGTAAGTCTTTTCCTTCTCGAGTATTTGGAATTcccttttattctttttctaATTGCCTATGTTTGTCGTTATGTAGCTGCTGCCCAGGTTCCTAATGCAGTCTCTTACTTCAAGGAGTGGATTGAGGGGATCTGCAAACAAATGTCTTACTTCGAGCGCATGGCGCAAGCTCTCTAAGAGcaagtgggaggcccgttcccatggtgaggcTCTCTCCCGAATGATCACATTCATACACTTGACTTATAAATCGCTAAGTTTTCTTCCTTTTTACAATTTTGCCCAAGACCACCGAGCTCAGGCCGTTGGATAAGGACGGGGATCTATCCTCACTCGCCGAACCCTTCTCTTCGGGAAAGCCCGGGGCTGCTGCAAaggaggaaaagaaaaagaagaagaagaagaggaagtccTCAGGCTCCCCGGACGCCaaggtgaagaagaagaaggtgaccGCCCGGGTCCGGAAAAGCAAAAAGAGCACTAAATCCATGGTACTAGACTATTATTCCCTCTACCGGCTCAAGGATTATCCCGAGGATGACGACCTTGAGTTCATTGCTCATGAGTTGACCCTCAATGAGGGGGAGTAGGCGGCGACCGATAAAGGTGATCACAAGGTCGATCCCCCTCTAGTTTGGGAACCAGAGGGATAGACAGAGGTCGCGACCTCCCGAGAAGTAGCTCCTGTACCGAAGGAGGTAGCTGGTGTCAATGACATCGTGGAGATGCCTTCCTATACTAAGTCCATTCTCGAAGAGGTTCAAGCGGACAAAGAGAAATCAATAGAGACGGCATGGACATGGCCGCGTTTGAGGACTTTTCTGTGCTTGGTCACTTGGAGGTCCCAAAAAAGGACATGCCATCGGGATCGGGCGAGCGGAGATAGAGCCCGAAACTAGTGAAGCAGTTCCCTACCCCTAGCGGTCGTTCTTACTATCCAAGCGGATGCTCGGGCCCTGTCCGCTCTGGTGGGCCTAGCCAAATACCTTCGTTACCTGGTCATCGAGGAGGACCAGACAAAGATGAATGAATTAAGCATATCGA from Nicotiana tomentosiformis chromosome 11, ASM39032v3, whole genome shotgun sequence encodes:
- the LOC104112017 gene encoding adagio protein 1 encodes the protein MEWDSNSDLSGEDDDVIEEEVEDDLDEDGEKLGFMLSGGGAALPFPIDSLLQPAPCGFVVTDALEPDHPIIYVNSVFEMVTGYRAEEVLGRNCRFLQCRGPYAKRRHPLVDSTVVAEIRRCIDQGIEFQGELLNFRKDGSPLMNRLRMTPIYGDDEAITHIIGIQFFKEVNIDLGPLPGSLVKEPTKLLDKYRSSLSSSGPVSEGNRTISRGFCGILQLSDEVLALKILSRLTPRDIASVGSVSRRLYELTKNEDLWRMVCQNAWGSETTRVLETVPGAKRLGWGRLARELTTLEAAAWRKLTVGGAVEPSRCNFSACAVGNRVVLFGGEGVNMQPMNDTFVLDLNSSNPEWKYVKVSSPPPGRWGHTLSCVNGSHLVVFGGCGRQGLLNDVFVLDLDAKQPTWREISSLAPPLPRSWHSSCTLDGTKLIVSGGCADSGVLLSDTFLLDLSIEKPVWREIPVTWTPPSRLGHTLSVYGGRKILMFGGLAKSGPLRFRSSDVFTMDLSEEEPCWRCVTGSGMPGAGNPGGVAPPPRLDHVAVSLPGGRILVFGGSVAGLHSASQLYILDPTEEKPTWRILNVPGRPPRFAWGHSTCIVGGTRAIVLGGQTGEEWMLSELHELSLASSAI